The following is a genomic window from Micropterus dolomieu isolate WLL.071019.BEF.003 ecotype Adirondacks unplaced genomic scaffold, ASM2129224v1 contig_1177, whole genome shotgun sequence.
GctgaaagtgaacgaaaaccatggctgacTGGGACAAAGTGgacacacagttgcaccctcagcagtgttttaggtgttaattaaaaggatggcagtttaactgcaacaacggacataaatagcctatacgTTAATAGTTCTGTGTACCcgtctagctacatcagttaGTAACCCTCAAGACAGTCAATGTTGTAGGTTACCCTTcctaatgtttttaacaaaacttttatgcagagaagatgactatatgagattctttactgtagccagctacctaataggcctaacatatttctacatcaatgtatgcagaacaggttttactatatgattgtatggattattttaatagaaatacatttaaatatactttttgttgccttttagtttatggtttaccatttacaatgtgggCTTCCATGGGCGCCgacattgttttgtgacgtaattccgctgctactcgtgaagtcggggtacagattttttctccgagttcacaagtaggaaatccgacttcacgTGGCATTCCGGGATAAATTTCCCAGctccgagttgcctggaacgcagcaatAGTACTGTGGAAATGTACCTGAAATTACCACGCGAAGTACTGTAGGAAAGGTacttccacctcctcctgacTGGCCGTTAcatgtttgtgcttttatttgagAATCTACAGAACCCCAGTTTCCCTCTGGGTTTGATTCggtacagaaacacacagatggGGTAGGTgagtgtcaggtgtgtgtgtgtgaaggtatgTTCTTACAGGAAACAGGACCACAGGTACAGTCAGAGTGACGGCCACCAGGACGGCCAGCCGGACACACAGGATCAGCGTGTCCAGAGGGTCCACCTTACTGTAGGTGTGCAGGAGCTCGGCTTCTGTGttccctgcacacacacacacacacacacacacacacacacagatatatcaCCTGTAACATCACTATCTTTAATCTGAGCTGTGTTTGCAGCTGATTAAAGAGATGCTGCCTCACCGTAGAACGTCAGGTAGCCAAATATGGCGGTGAAGAAGTACATGATGAACATGCCCAGGATGGAAACGTTGCCAATGTTCTGCATTCTTCTCTTGGTCGGACTTCAGGGGAACAAGATGGCAGCAAAACAGTTCATGAATTCAAGAAAGAGAGATTTCTACAGTTTACTTTCAGcaaagacccccccccccctctccgaGACTGCTTCAGTGACCAAACATGAAACTAGCTGGCCACTTGGACAGGCTGTTGACTTCCAAATACAGTATCTggatatataatataatctGGATTGTCTGGTCttctgactgcttgtgtttctggaCCCGTCTGACTTTTTATATCCCAGAAATCCCAGATTTCATTATAACTGGCCAAGAATAACACCCACATTGTGATAAGCCTGAATGATCCTTTAACTGTGAACAGTGCTGATTTTCTTAACAGACATTTGAGAAAACATTGTCTGGATTTGGGCGCCATCACAAAATCAGGAGTCCAGCTTTAAAAAGCATAAAGGCCAGTGAATGTAGGAGTGTTCCCTGAAATTGTGTACTGTGAGAACAACATGCAGTCTTACTTGCTCAGTTCAGTGTAGATGGGGAGTACTTCAGGGTGACATACAAACGCAAATGCCAGGATGGGGATGGTATACGCAGTCTGCAAATCAAGTCACAGAGGAATATCACTTGGTTTATTTCCAGTGAGCACATGAACTCTGCAGCACCCTGTTCTACATGATGGACCCACAGTCCAGACCAGATACCACACCTGTGTTCAGCCCTCTGAACAGAGCGCTTTGTAAATGAACAGCTCAAATGGGAACTTTTGTGTGTGAGCTGGTCTCTAACCTCTTGGTTGACGGTGAAGAATTTGGCGCTGCATGTGTCCTCTGGGATGTCTGCGCTCACAGAGAAGTTGCCAAACACTTCCAGAGGACAGGCAATGTTGAATTTCTTGTAGATGACCTgatgagatggagagagaaagttCAACAGATGCTGCATCTGGTaaccaaacacacatttattaataattagtCATTTTGTATGGAAATCCAGGAATATGAAatagttaaaaaacaaatgaacttTAATTCAGGATCCtaatgtttaaatatactgCAAAGATGAGTATGTATCACTAAGTTGTTTATAAAGAAGTATTTCAAGTTGATAGAATTGGCagggaaatgtgtttaaatcTAAATGTGCTTCACTCTGAAAGAGAAATCATCTGATGATCACtcttcattttgtatttttctttctttttacctcttaaGGAATCATAAGATAATATTGCTGAATACATTGTTAAAGTAATCTTACAAACTTACGTTGCTCTGTATTTGCTAAAACGCATTAATTACCATTATAAAAATGTTGCGTAATCATGCTGTTTAAACACCTCTGTGACTGGGAtattcattaattaaattaaggCAGCACTCAGGGAGCTGAGTGCGTTTGGTGACATGGATATTTGCTCAGCACCATATGAAGTTTGGGGAACAGATTATTCACAAGATTTGACCCCATAATTAAATGTACTGATGATATGAAGAAAGAGACATTTATTTAGATCGATGAACAAAAGAGTTCTTGACTGCCCTGACAAACGCAGAGACGTCGTATCTCATGGGAAATGTGTGCTGGTCAAGAGTTGAACTAGCTGCAAAATTAGGAACTAAAACTGGCCTTAAAGGTAAAGAGCGGGGTCGAAAACAAGACGATAGATCCGTTTAGCTGAGTAGTTAGGAGAAAACGAGAAGTGAAAAGCACATGCCTTACGAATCGCTCACTATCACATCTGAGGTGATGGCAtctcagacagcagcagcacttttaagaatgtaataaGGGTGATAAATAAGTGAAAGCAATTGAGGATGCTAAATTACTGATGGATTTAATAACAAATATGGGTTTTACATAAAGAGGAtcagtatatatatagtgtatTACTATTTGGTTCATTTAGTTTGATTTGATaagcatttgttttaatgttgagaAGTGGAATGATATTTCAGTTCAACAAAAACACGTTTTACTTTGACAAAATTTCAATCAATGATAGTGTGGTTTTTTATAGACGTATTCAAtgatttgtttgctttaacACCTGATTAAATAATTTGATTGAGGGAAGTACTTCAACCAttaatttactctttaataTTTGTTAATTTCTCTCATTTAACTTTGACTACACAACCATCATTTTTATCTATTATGTTACCCaactgctttattttttattataatatactgTTTAATGGACTAATAAAGTTCACATCAGGAGTGCATTTGCAGAAGTAGACAGGCAACTGTCTGCATGTGTACCATATTTGGTGTGATGTGAATAAGaagagatctcatagttgtttccttcatTTCTCCTAGActcaaatgagctgcttttaataccaacgtgtgaccaaaggccttttctcccacttctcaaattcatctcaggagaaacaaccatataaaatctcatttatgtctgactctgatcaaaacaagagatctctaactgatcttaaataagtctaatttatgtttcctgaacattggaccatgagatcagagaaagagctcaaagaaaactcagctatgactcctgggatctcacGATTCTTCTCACATATGTCTCATAGTGACTTCAGGAGCAAATAACTCATCTGTGtattactctgatcaaaagatgagatctcgaaatgatcttaaataagtgtaatttaaGTCTctagaatgtggatcagaaaaaagcTCCAAGAAATGTCTCTTGGTTGAAATACTTGCACTTCTTTTTAGGGGTCTTTATACTTAGTAGTTACAGAGAAGaggaataaaatatatttcctctttgaaaataatgcactttcaaatgacATGTTTTCCAGTTTGTTAAGGTCACAGTATAACTGGAACACCCACCACTTGGACATTTAGGGATTAACAATTAAGGACTGAATGCACACAGGAAGTGAGATCAACATGTCATCcagaatgagcacttttacttttgatacttaagtactttCACtgtggaatacttttatacctttactTATAAACTCAGTAACATCTCTGCAGTCCTCCTAACTGCTTTTTAAGAGCAAAACATGAATGACCTAAAAAgatttttgtgtacatagagaaagtcttagatctttgagttcagctcatgatgaatggtggcaaaaacaaaagggttgcctttataattttgttcagtttatgtTAGAGGtctcacgcctctggagcatctagcagttaagtgtcttgttcagggacacattggtggatttgTCAGAGTGGGactcgaacccaggtctcccacaccaaaggcatgtgccaTTGCCACCCCACACTTTTTATTACTACTGGACTCTTCCCAAAACATATTGGTAAACATATCTACACGAACCCTTCTGTAGCTTGTCTCTGTATCTAGGTCACTGATTTACTGAGAGTTTGCAGCTAGCAGCTACTGCATAGCTTCCCAAAGGAGCGAACGGCTCCCTGCAGCAGCTGTTACTATAACTCATCACAGCCCAACCAGCTGCAGCTGAAGGATTCAACCAGGAGACGCTGGGAGCGACACAGAGGCTCGCCTTCgtcaggaaataaaaataagaattcATTTCAATTAGACCTTTGAGTtaaagctgtaaacacaaaaatgacattttatccTGTTTAACAAACTGATCCGCCAACCCAGTGAAGTTGtgagggtggagctggacttTCTGTCactggtgtcagagaggaggatgctgtccaagctTACATGCTCCACCCACTCCATGAAGTGCTGGTCAAACACAGGAGGACTTATAGTGACAGACTCGTCCCCCCAACATGTACCTCAGAGCgcaacaggaagtcattcctgcctgtggcgcTCAGACTCTTTAACTCCTCCCTCagagtcagacacacagactcTTAGTCAGTCACAAGTGCAATACCTGACATATTGTGCAATATGATCAATACTTAATGTGCTATTTTCTCTGCTATTCTGTTCTAATACTGTTGTTTTTAAGATTGTATCCATCCACATCAACTGTACCTGTActcattattataattaatatctATTTCACTGCTACTATTTATCATGACacttct
Proteins encoded in this region:
- the LOC123964212 gene encoding sodium-coupled neutral amino acid transporter 3-like (The sequence of the model RefSeq protein was modified relative to this genomic sequence to represent the inferred CDS: added 92 bases not found in genome assembly) — its product is MSVFNLSNAIMGSGILGLSYAMSNTGVVLFLILLTCIACLSSYSVHLLLRSAGVVGIRAYEQLGLRAFGHTGKILAAVIITLHNIGAMSSYLFIVKSELPLVIQAFLGQTYGSDDWFMNGNYLIIIVTVCTILPLTLMKHLGYLGYTSGFSLSCMVFFLSAVIYKKFNIACPLEVFGNFSVSADIPEDTCSAKFFTVNQETAYTIPILAFAFVCHPEVLPIYTELSNPTKRRMQNIGNVSILGMFIMYFFTAIFGYLTFYGNTEAELLHTYSKVDPLDTLILCVRLAVLVAVTLTVPVVLFPVRTYLHTHTPDTHLPHLCVSVPNQTQRETGVL